The following are encoded together in the Pectinophora gossypiella chromosome 14, ilPecGoss1.1, whole genome shotgun sequence genome:
- the LOC126372657 gene encoding transmembrane protease serine 13-like, giving the protein MPLEDEIVPRRRLTSRDEPRRAEPSRAEPSRAEPSRAEPSRAEPRRAETSRDEPRRAEPSRDEPRRAEMSRDEPRRAEPSRDEPRRAETSRDEPSRAEPSRAEPSRAGTSRERSRRESRECSRRETSLHASAQRATQPTTSRRRAGGATFVGRG; this is encoded by the coding sequence atgcctcttgaagacgagatcgttccacgaagacgactgacgagccgagacgagccgagacgagccgagccgagccgagccgagccgagccgagccgagccgagccgagccgagccgagccgagccgagccgagacgagccgagacgagccgagacgagccgagacgagccgagccgagccgagacgagccgagacgagccgagatgagccgagacgagccgagacgagccgagccgagccgagacgagccgagacgagccgaaacgagccgagacgagccgagccgagccgagccgagccgagccgagccgagccgagccggtacaagccgggagcgcagccggagagagagccgggagtgcagccggagagagacgtcgcttcacgcgtcggcacaacgagcgacacagccaacgacgtcgcggcgaagggcaggaggtgcgacgttcgtcggca